The following nucleotide sequence is from Pseudonocardia abyssalis.
TGGTTGCGATTCGGCATCTACCGTCACCCGGACGGGGAGAGCCACAGAACGGTAGGAGGCCGCGGATGCGCGCGCTGCGGGTCGTCGGGATCACCGAGGGCGGCGATGTCGTCCTCGAGGACTCCGGCCGTCGCGAGCGTTTCACCGTGCCTGCCGACGAGCAGTTGCGCGCCGCCGCCCGGGGGGACCTGACCAGGCTCGGGCAGATCGCGATCGAGTTGGAGAGCCAGTTGCGCCCACGAGAGATCCAGGCCCGTATCCGCGCCGGAGCGTCCGTGGAGCAGGTCGCGTCGGCGGCCGGCGTGCCCATCCAGAAGATCGAGCGGTTCGCCTACCCGGTCCTGCTGGAGCGGTCCCGCACCGCCGAGGTGGCCCAGCGCGCGCACCCCGTGCGCACCGACGGCCCCGACGTCCGCACCCTCGGCGACGTCGTCGCCCACACGTTCGGCCTGCGCGGCCAGGAGTACACCGAGGCCGAGTGGGACTCCTGGAAGGGCGAGGACGGCAAGTGGATCGTCGCCCTGTCCTGGCGGGCCGGGCGCTCGGACAACCGCGCGCACTGGACGTTCCAGCCCGGTGCCCACGGCGGCACCGTCACCGCCGTCGACGAGCACGCCTCCGACCTGGTCGAGGGCCTGCCCGCCCGGCCGCTGCGCCCCGTCGGCCCGGTCATCGACATCGCCCGTCCCGAGGAGCTGCCCCCGACCCCGCAGCCGGCCGCCGAGCTGCGTGCCACCGGTTCCGACGTCGTCCGCGAGCGCTCACCGGAGTATCGCGCGCCCGAGTACCGGGGTGCGGAGCGTCGGGCGCCGCTGGACCGGACCCCCACCGACCGGCCCGCCCCCGACCGCACGACCGGCGACCGCACCGTCCCCGACCGTCCCACCGGTGACCGTCCCACCGGTGACCGTCCGGTCGTCGACCGGACGGTCACCGACCGCGCCGCCACCGTCGAGCGCGAGTCCCTGGACCGGGGCCCGGCCACCGATCGCCCGGTCATCGAGCGCCCGGCCACCGACCGACCGGCCACCGGCCGCCCGGCCGTCGAGAGCGACGGCACCGACCGCCACGTCCCGACGCAGGCCGCACCCGCGGAGCCGGCCCCCGCCGCGCGCCGCGCCCCGGAGCCCACCACCCCGGAGCCCACCGCCCCGGAGCCCACCAACGCGGTCCCGGTCGCCGACGAGCCGGCCACCCCCGCTGCCACCCCCGCTGCCACCCCCGCTGCCACCGAGGCGGCCCCGGTCGCCACCGGGCCCGCCGCCGCGCCGGACAAGGACGCCGAGCCCGCCGCGCCTGCGGCCGAGCACGCCCCACCCGCCCAGCGCCAGGCGGAGCCGCCAGCCGAGACCCCCGCTCCCGAGCCCGCCCCGACGGCCGCACGCCGCACGAAGAAGGGCAAGCCCGTCATGCCCTCCTGGGACGAGGTGCTCCTCGGGGTCCGCGGCCAGCGCTGACGGCCGTCAACCCAGCAGGGACACCAGCAGGACGACCCACGCCGCCACCAGCCCGACGGCGGCGCCGATCGCGGGCCAGCGCCAGAACGGCACGGTGCTCAGCAGGTAGAGCGACGGCGCCAACCCCAGCCCGACGAGCAGGTTCGCCGGCACCCACAGCAACCCGAACGCCTCGGCGAACGCACTGCTGAGCTGCACGTCCCCGATCGTGACGAGCACCGCGAAGAACGCCGCGATCGGCAGGCCGGTGCCCCAGGGCGTCGGACCCGGGGGTTCGACGGCGAGCGAGCGCCGGCGACCGTCCGCGCGCGGCACGGGCGACGGGAGGGCCCGAACGGACTCCACGACGCCGCTCATCGGGTCGACGTACTCCACGGGGCGCCCACGCACCCCGGCGACGCGGGAGGCGAGCTGGCGGCCCCTGCGGCGCACGAGCTCGCGCTCGTCGGGCATCCCGGAACGCCCCGCGGCCACGGCGAACGCCGCCCACTCGCGCAGGGCGGCGTTCAGCTCGTCGGGTAGGGGCGGGTCCTCCGGCCGGCGGTCCCCGAGTTCCACCCGGCCCCCCGCGGCCCGCAACACCCGATCAGGATACGACCGCGCCGATCGCGTGGAACGCGACCGCGCCGGCCGTTGCCACATTGAGTGAATCGACGCCCGATGCCATCGGGATCCGCACGCGCAGGTCGGCCGCGGCCAGTGCGTCGTCGGTGAGCCCCGGACCCTCGGCGCCGAGCAGCACCGCCACCCGCCTGCCTGCGAGCCCGGCCGCGGCGAGCGCGACGGCGTCCGGCGCGGGGGTCAGCGCCGCCACCCGCAGGCCCGCCTCGCGCAGCAGCCCCAACGAGTCCGGCCACGGGCCCGTCAGCTCGGCGAACGGCACGCGCAGCACGTGGCCCATCGAGACGCGGACGCTACGCCGGTAGAGGGGGTCGGCACAGCGCGGGCCGAGCAGCACCCCGTCGACGCCCAGCGCGGCGGCGTTGCGGAACAGTGAGCCGAGGTTCTCGTGGTCGTTCACGCCCTCCAGCACGGCGAGCGAGCGGGCGGTGCGGGCCAGCGCCGACACGTCGACCGGGGCGGCGCGGTCGGCGACGGCGAGGACACCGCGGTTGAGGTGGAAGCCGACCGCCGTCGCCATGGTGTCGGCATCGGCCGCGTAGGCGGGGACGTCGTGCGCCGCGAGGTCGTCGGCGAGCTCCTCGAGGCGCCGCGGGACCCCGAGCAGCGACCGGACGGGGTACGGCGAGGCCAGCAACCGGCGCACCACGACCACCCCCTCGGCGATGACGAGACCGCGCCCGCCGGGCCGGTCCGGGCGGCGGTCGGCGGTCGTCAGGTCGCGGTAGTCGTCCAGCCGGGGGTCGGCCGGGTCGACGACGGGGGTGAGGGTGGCCACGGGCGGATGGTCCCAGGTCGTCTGTCAACGTCGATCACGCCTCATCCGGTCGGCCGTAGCGGCATTCGTAGCCGTGTGTCACGGTGGACCACTCGCCCGTTCGGCCACCGCCGGACCGGGCTCGGCCCGGGGGGCGAGGAGGCAGTGTCACGTATGGGCCAGGACGTCGACCGGACCACGTTCAGTCGGCGAGACCGCCAGAACTACCGCGCCAAGGTGCAGCGCTGCCTCGACGCACTGGCCGTGCTGCTGAAGGAACACACCTTCGCCCGTGACGAGCCGATGACCGGCCTCGAGGTCGAGCTCAACCTCGTCGATCACGATCTCGCCCCGTCCGCCTCGGGTGCCGCCGTACTCGAGACGATGGGTGCGAGCGAGTTCCAGTCGGAGCTCGGACAGTGGAACCTCGAGCTCAACCTGCCCCCGCGGCCCCTGCCCGGCGACCACTGGCGGCGCCTGGAGCACCAGCTGCTCGACGAGCTCGCC
It contains:
- a CDS encoding DUF2537 domain-containing protein yields the protein MLRAAGGRVELGDRRPEDPPLPDELNAALREWAAFAVAAGRSGMPDERELVRRRGRQLASRVAGVRGRPVEYVDPMSGVVESVRALPSPVPRADGRRRSLAVEPPGPTPWGTGLPIAAFFAVLVTIGDVQLSSAFAEAFGLLWVPANLLVGLGLAPSLYLLSTVPFWRWPAIGAAVGLVAAWVVLLVSLLG
- the sepH gene encoding septation protein SepH; amino-acid sequence: MRALRVVGITEGGDVVLEDSGRRERFTVPADEQLRAAARGDLTRLGQIAIELESQLRPREIQARIRAGASVEQVASAAGVPIQKIERFAYPVLLERSRTAEVAQRAHPVRTDGPDVRTLGDVVAHTFGLRGQEYTEAEWDSWKGEDGKWIVALSWRAGRSDNRAHWTFQPGAHGGTVTAVDEHASDLVEGLPARPLRPVGPVIDIARPEELPPTPQPAAELRATGSDVVRERSPEYRAPEYRGAERRAPLDRTPTDRPAPDRTTGDRTVPDRPTGDRPTGDRPVVDRTVTDRAATVERESLDRGPATDRPVIERPATDRPATGRPAVESDGTDRHVPTQAAPAEPAPAARRAPEPTTPEPTAPEPTNAVPVADEPATPAATPAATPAATEAAPVATGPAAAPDKDAEPAAPAAEHAPPAQRQAEPPAETPAPEPAPTAARRTKKGKPVMPSWDEVLLGVRGQR
- a CDS encoding TrmH family RNA methyltransferase, translating into MATLTPVVDPADPRLDDYRDLTTADRRPDRPGGRGLVIAEGVVVVRRLLASPYPVRSLLGVPRRLEELADDLAAHDVPAYAADADTMATAVGFHLNRGVLAVADRAAPVDVSALARTARSLAVLEGVNDHENLGSLFRNAAALGVDGVLLGPRCADPLYRRSVRVSMGHVLRVPFAELTGPWPDSLGLLREAGLRVAALTPAPDAVALAAAGLAGRRVAVLLGAEGPGLTDDALAAADLRVRIPMASGVDSLNVATAGAVAFHAIGAVVS